In Saccharicrinis carchari, the DNA window AATTAATGTTGATAAGCGAAGTATCCGATGGTGTAGTTTTAAAATATGGTGTAAGTAATACCGCAAGCGACTATCATCAACAATACAGGGCCCATCCCGACTCGGTGGAGTACAATCCCTATTTCCGGGATTACCTGACTGCAGCGTTTGCTGAGGCGCACATTCAAGTGTCTAAAAACCTGGCTTTATCATCGGGGCTTAGGTGGGAATACTCCTCGTTGCTCAAAAGGAACAATGTTGCACCCCGCATAGGATTAGCGGCTGCAACGGGTAGGCAAAGTCAGGTTTCGGCATCCTACGGACATTTTTACCAGAACCCGCATCCCGATGAGCTCAAGTTTTCATCCGACCTTAACTTTGAGCGGGCCGACCATTATATACTTGGATTTCAATCCGGTGCTACGAATAAACGATTTCTTCGCCTGGAATCGTATTATAAAAAATACACACAATTAGTTAAATATGAGGGCAGAGCCTTTTATAGTTCCGATTATTACAGCAACAAAGGGAATGGTTATGCGCTGGGTATTGATTTGTTTTGGCGGGATAACGAATCGGTGAGGTTTTTAGAATATTGGTTGTCGTATGCGTATGTGGATACCCGTCGGAAATACAAAAGCTTTGATTTTAGGGCTCAGCCTGATTTTGTGTCCAGGCATAATTTTTCCGTAGTGGGCAAGTATTGGATGTCGGCCATTCATTGTCAGTTGGGGGCTACGTACTGGATGGCCAGCGGACGAAACTGGTACGAGCGAACTGCCCATGCTACCCTTAGCCATCAGGCTGATTTAACGCACGAGCTTAATCTAAGTTTAAGCTACATCACCCAATTTTTTAGTAAACCTGCCATTGTTCATGTGTCGTTGTCCAATGCATTGGGCACCAATAATGTTTATGGCTATCGTGAGGGCCCCATCCGTAATGTAAACGGAAGCACTGTTTATTTGCCTATCACAAACTATATTAATCAGTTTGCGTTTATAGGTATTTTTATAACTTTAATCTGAACCACTCATAAACGAAAAAAATAAATGTAGTTCAGGTTAACCCCGACTTTGTTGAAGTTGTACTTTTGCAAAAAAAAGTTTTTTGCGGCATTGAAAGTCAACGAAATCAAACTTAGTCGCTGTCAGAGACAGAAATAATTTTTATTATTTGGGCTTAATTAACCGCCAAATGGCACAAATATGATTATCATGAATTATAAAGCAATTGCGATTATCACCCTATTTATTATTCCTTCGCTATTTTGCGTAAAAGCATCGGCGGGTAATTACACGGAAGTGATGCAGCAGCATATCGAGAAAATGTACAAGGCTAAAACAGCCCGGGAATTAAGTGCTATTTCGGGTGTGTTTTACCGGGTGGCAGAAAAGGAAAGCGATGCATGGTTACCTTTGTATTATTCTGCTTATTCCTTGGTAAGAATAGCTTTTTTTACGAAGGATAGAGAGGAGATTGATAAGTATTTGGATATGGCTCAGGCTTATGTAACTAAGCTAAAAGAGGCCAGACCGGAGGAATCGGAAGTATATGTACTGCAAGCCTTGTTGTACTCCATGCGCATCAGTGGTGCAATGAGCGGGATGAAATACTCCACATTGTCGAATGAAGAACTCGACCAGGCCGAAAAATTGAACAAAAACAATCCGCGAATTTATTATTGCAGGGGCAACAATGTTTTTCATACACCCAGCCTGTTTGGAGGGGGGAAAGGGAAGGCAAAACCCCTATTCGAAAAAGCAATAAATCTTTTTGAAAGTGAGCAGTACGAAACGCCTTTTTGGCCAAGCTGGGGCCATTGGCATACGAAGCAGATGCTGGAACAATGTAATAATTAGAAACAATGAAAAGAATAAAAAATAAAAAACTTCGCATCTCAAGATATGTTGTACTTGGACTTGTTTCAATATTGATTGGAATTCTGTGTGTACTCCTCCTGGGTGGCGAAGTCCGTATGAGTGTAAAGTCATGGGCTTTTAATATCGGTTACTCTTTAACCTTAGGGTATGGTTTGTTTGCCAATGGTTTTATCGCTTCTCTAATTGGAAAACGATGGATACATTGGATTAAATATCCTAAAAGAAGCATCGTCATTTCATTTGTAGTAACTACACTCTATTCTACATTTGTAATATTTTTTGCCAATTGGCTTTGGTTTATTGTTTTGTTAGATTATTCATGGAGCAAGTTTTTAACCTTCGGCACTAATATCCTTCTTATTGAATATATTGTACTCTATATTATTACCATGTTTTTTTACGCCAAAGCATTTTTTAATGAGTGGCGCGAAACATTAATTGCAGAGGAGGCTTTAAAAAAGGAGGCGGTATCCCTACAATACAAGGTGCTGAGCAATCAGGTGAACCCGCATTTTCTGTTCAACAGTTTAAATGTGCTGGGCTCTTTAATCAGGTTAGATGCGGACAGGGCCGGGATATTCGTAAATAAATTATCCGATTTTTATCGCAATCTACTGGCTGCCAGGGGAAAAGAAATTGTACCACTGAACGAGGAAGTGGATTTTGTGAACCAATATCTCGTTTTGCAAAAAGAACGCTTTGGCGATAACATAGTAGTAGATATTGAAACGGATAAGCTAAACCATCACCAGGTTATTCCCATGACTTTGCAAATGTTGGTAGAAAATGCCATTAAGCACAATCAGGTAAACAAAGAAAATAAATTGCAGATAAAAATATACGTTCAAGACAACTATCTGATAGTAAAAAATAGTGTTACACCTTATTTGAACCCCATAGGTGGTGAAAAATTGGGCTTGAAGAACCTGAGCGAGCGATATCAATTTTTGACCGACCGGCCCTTTGTGATTGAAAGAAAACAAGATGAGTTTATAGTGAAAGTACCGCTGCTGCAATTAGAAGATAATGTAAAACGAGCATGAAAGTTTTAATCATAGAAGATGAGCCTTTGGCAGCATCGCATCTGAAAGCGTTGATTAATGAGTGCGACACGGAGATGGAGGTAGTTGACGTGCTCGATTCGGTAAAAAGTGCCGAAGCCTGGTTAAACGCCAACGCGCATCCGGCATTAATTTTTATGGATGTGCATTTGGGGGATGGACTCTGTTTCGAGATATTTAAGCGGGTAAATATTGCTTCCTTCATCATTTTTACCACAGCCTACGATCAGTATGCCTTGCAAGCTTTTAAAGTAAACAGCATCGATTACCTCTTGAAACCACTGTCCAGACAGCCCTTATGCAACGCCTTGCAGAAATATAAAACCTTTGCGGCCAAAGAGCATGCCGACAAGATGCTGCCGGATATGTCGATGTTGCTTGAAGCCATTCAAAACAAAACACCCCAATACAAAGAGCGCTTTGTAGTAAAGGTAGGCGCGCATATCCGCCTGGTAAAAACAGATGAGATTGCTTGTTTTTACAGTTCCGAAAAGGCCACTTATCTGCTTACTCAAAGCGGCAACAACTATTTGGTTGACTACCCCCTGGAAAAGCTGACAGGCATGCTGGATCCGGCAAAGTTCTTCCGCATAAGCCGACAATATATCGCAGCCATTGATGCCATCGACGATGTAGTTTCGCTGGGCCCCTTACGCTTAAAAGTAAAAATGGCAGCTTGCAAACGAAATGATATGTTGGTGTCGCGCGATAAGGTAAAGTCATTTAAAAAGTGGCTGGAAGGCAACAACGTGCACGGTTAAGTAGGGCCGGGCTATTGATGCTTAAATAATCCTTGCTTTGTGGAATAAAGCCATTCGGGTTCTGCTTAACCCAATATCATACCTACAATAGTGGCCGATAGTAGCGAGGCCAATGTGCCGGCAAGCAATGCCCGAACGCCCAATTGGGTTAGCGTAATTCTTTGCGAAGGAGCTATGGCACCGATACCTCCTATCTGGATGCCTATAGATGCAAAGTTGGCAAAGCCACAGAGAACGTAGGTAGCAATGTAAATTGATTTTTGGTTGGCAAAGGCACCAGCTTCTTTAAGTTCGCCCAGGCTAATATAACCGATAAACTCGGTAAGGATAAGTTTTTCGCCCAGTACACGTCCTACTAATTCAATATCTTCGGTGGCAACACCGATGAGCCACATCAGTGGCGAAAAAAGATAGCCCAATAAAAATTGCAGGTTCAGCTCCGTGTATTCGCCATTGGTAATACCGGCTATTGTTTCGTTTAGCCCGGTGTAATAGCCCAACTTTAAAAAAAAATAATTGGCCATGGCAATAAAGGAAATAAAAACCAGTAGCATGGCTCCCACATTTATAGCCAGCTTAAGGCCTTCTGTAGTTCCATTAGATACCGCATCCAATACGTTTTTACCTATCCTTGCCTTGCTTACCTGTACTGTGTTGTCTATTTCCTGTGTTTGTGGCAACAAAATCTTTGAAATAACCACTACACCCGGCGCTGCCATAATAGAGGCTGCTAACAGGTGCTTGGCGTACATTACCTCTTGAACGGGGTCGCCACCACCTAATATTTTTATATATACCGCCAACACTCCGCCGGCCAGCGTAGCCATGCCACCCGACATGACCAACAACATCTCTGAGCGGTTCATTTTATCGAGGTAAGCCTTAATCAGCAAAGGAGATTCGGTCTGTCCCAAAAATATATTGCCCGCCACCGAAAGACTCTCGGCACCGGACAAGCCCATCAGCTTGGTCATGAGCCAGGCCAAAACATATACTACTTTTTGAATGATGCCATAATAAAACAGCAGGCTGGTGAGCGCAGAAAAAAAGATGATGGTGGGCAGAATAATAACGGCAAAATTGAGCATGGGCGATTCAATAACCCCTGAACCAAAGCTTTTAAACAAAAAGGAAGTGCCTGCCTGGGTAAAATTTAATATCTGAACAAATCCACGGCTTACAAACTCAAAAAAACTTTGAATAAAAGGCACGTTTAATATCGATACGGCCAACACAAGTTGAATGGAGAGGCCGATACCTACCACTTTCCAATTAACCGCTTTTCGGTTAGTGCTAAAAAGCAAAGCAATACCTATCAACACTAACATACCAATTACACCACGAAATATTCCGGTAAATGAAAGGCCGGTGCTCCCGGCAACATCAACAGCCTGACTTGCCCAGGCAGGCTGCGTTATAGCCAGTAACAACAAAGCAGTGGCCGCAAGTAGTTTTTTGATCATTTATTTGTGTATGAGGTTTTGTTGATAGCTTGCGAAAAAAAATAATGAAGTCCGCAAATTTGGTTCAACAGCTTAATTAACAGTGGTCTAAATTACCCCTTTTTTAAGCATCAAAGTGCGCTTACAAAGCTTATTTAGGAAGCACTCCTGCGCTGTATTTCGTCCCTGATTTCCGAGGCCTTTTCATAATCCTCGTTTCCTATCGCCTCGTTTAACAGCTTGTTGAGTTCGTCCAGCGACTTGCGCGAGTATTTCGATTCGCTTCCTCGCGAGGCTTGTTCGTCCACATCCACATGCAAGCCCTTATCCTTGCCCATATCCAAAACAATACCCGCTGATTGCATAATTGTTTCGTAGGTATATAGGGGACAATTAAATCGTAATGAGAGGGCTACCGCATCCGAAGTGCGGGAATCTATTCTGAGTTGTTTGCCGTCTTTAGTACAAACAAGTTCGGAGTAAAAAATTCCTTCTTCCAGCTTATAAATAATCACTTCGTTAATTTCGATGCCAAAAGCACGCGAAAAATTTAAAAACAAATCATGGGTGAGCGGACGTGGCGGTTCCAATCCTTCTAACTTAATGGCTATGGATTGTGCCTCCACACCACCAATAATTATAGGAATCCTCCTTTCTCCATCCTCTTCGGCAAGAACCAAAGCGTACGCTCCCGATTGAGTTTGACTGTAGGACAAGCCCAGTATATTCAGTTTAATTTTCTTTTGGCTCATAGGCTAACTTCTCAATAGCAAATACAAATAAAGTATTTTAAAAGTATATTCTTAAAATATAAGAACAAATATAACAAAATGTTTTTAACAATTTCTAAATATTAAAAGCAGTTCTGTTTCCCTTGTTTTTATAGGGGTTGTGCCCGCGTATTATCTCGGTGGGTAAAGGATTAATGTTACTGTTATTCATGCTTTTAAATAAAAGGGTTTTGCAGAAATAAAATTTATAACTACTTTTGCACTCCGATGTTTCTTGCGGGGCTTGATAAAGTGGCTGATTATTAGAGAAGAAGCCCGCCTCCTGGATTAAATTTTAAACAATTTGTGATGTACGCGATTGTAGATATTGCAGGACAGCAATTTAAAGTAGAAAAAGACAGCAAAATTTATGTACACCGTTTAGCGCTGGACGAAGGAGCCGCTGTTGAGTTTGAAAAAGTGATGCTTATTGATAACGATGGAACGGTTCAGGTTGGAGCGCCAATTGTAGAAGGAGCTAAAGTTACCGCTAAGGTACTTACACATGTTAAAGGTGACAAGGTGATTGTTTTTAAAAAGAAAAGAAGAAAAACATACAGAAAAAAGAACGGTCACCGTCAACAATTTTCTCAAATTCAAATTGAAGACATTTTAGTTGGATAATAAAAAATTAAAATAAAATGGCACATAAAAAAGGAGTCGGTAGTTCAAAAAACGGTAGAGAGTCTGAAAGTAAACGTTTGGGTGTTAAAATTTTTGGCGGTCAATCAGCTAAAGCAGGTAACATCATCGTTCGCCAAAGAGGAACTCAGCATCATCCGGGTGATAACGTAGGTATGGGTAAAGATCATACTTTATTTGCGCTTGTCGAAGGAACGGTAACATTCCGTAGGAAAAAAAACGACAGATCTTTTGTTTCAGTTGAGCCGTTGGCCGCTGAGTAATTAAAAGTATTTGCACTGATTAAAAGAGTCTCCTGATTTGCTTACATTAGAAGCTGATTCAGGAGATTTTTTTTTATACATTGCCTATCTAACCCAAACCACTACGCGTATCTAAAATAATAATAACACCCCACAATGCTAACGCTAAAGTTTATACAAGAAAATAAAGATGAAGTTATTGAGCGCCTTAAGGTTAAACGCTTTGATGCTGCACAAATAGTCCGGGATATTATTGAACTCGACGATAAGCGCAAAGCTACGCAAAGTGCTGCTGATGCAAAGCAGGCCGAAATGAACTCCCTCTCTAAAGAGATAGGGATGTTGTTTAAACAAGGTAAAATTCAAGAGGCCAACCAGGCCAAAGCGCAAACCGCGGAGCTAAAAGAAACCATCAGGGAGTTAAACGATGTGCTCAATAAAACTACCCTGGCATTGGATGGCGAGTTGGTAAAACTCCCTAATATTCCGCACTCATCGGTAACACCCGGCAATAGCGATGCCGATAATGTAATGGTAAAAGAGGGGGGGGCGCTTAAGCCAATACAAGGCGCAAAACTGCCCCACTGGGAGCTGGTAAAAAAATATGATATCATAGACTTTGAGCTGGGTACAAAAATTACCGGTGCAGGTTTTCCGGTTTATAAAGGTAAAGGTGCTAAATTACAGCGTGCTTTAATCAGCTTTTTTTTAGATGAAGGCGAAAAAGCTGGCTACAACGAAGTGTTACCGCCCATAGTGGTGAACGAAGATTCGGGCTTTGGTACCGGTCAGTTGCCCGATAAGGAGGGAATGATGTACCATG includes these proteins:
- a CDS encoding NupC/NupG family nucleoside CNT transporter, with the translated sequence MIKKLLAATALLLLAITQPAWASQAVDVAGSTGLSFTGIFRGVIGMLVLIGIALLFSTNRKAVNWKVVGIGLSIQLVLAVSILNVPFIQSFFEFVSRGFVQILNFTQAGTSFLFKSFGSGVIESPMLNFAVIILPTIIFFSALTSLLFYYGIIQKVVYVLAWLMTKLMGLSGAESLSVAGNIFLGQTESPLLIKAYLDKMNRSEMLLVMSGGMATLAGGVLAVYIKILGGGDPVQEVMYAKHLLAASIMAAPGVVVISKILLPQTQEIDNTVQVSKARIGKNVLDAVSNGTTEGLKLAINVGAMLLVFISFIAMANYFFLKLGYYTGLNETIAGITNGEYTELNLQFLLGYLFSPLMWLIGVATEDIELVGRVLGEKLILTEFIGYISLGELKEAGAFANQKSIYIATYVLCGFANFASIGIQIGGIGAIAPSQRITLTQLGVRALLAGTLASLLSATIVGMILG
- the rplU gene encoding 50S ribosomal protein L21; amino-acid sequence: MYAIVDIAGQQFKVEKDSKIYVHRLALDEGAAVEFEKVMLIDNDGTVQVGAPIVEGAKVTAKVLTHVKGDKVIVFKKKRRKTYRKKNGHRQQFSQIQIEDILVG
- the rpmA gene encoding 50S ribosomal protein L27; amino-acid sequence: MAHKKGVGSSKNGRESESKRLGVKIFGGQSAKAGNIIVRQRGTQHHPGDNVGMGKDHTLFALVEGTVTFRRKKNDRSFVSVEPLAAE
- a CDS encoding sensor histidine kinase, with the translated sequence MKRIKNKKLRISRYVVLGLVSILIGILCVLLLGGEVRMSVKSWAFNIGYSLTLGYGLFANGFIASLIGKRWIHWIKYPKRSIVISFVVTTLYSTFVIFFANWLWFIVLLDYSWSKFLTFGTNILLIEYIVLYIITMFFYAKAFFNEWRETLIAEEALKKEAVSLQYKVLSNQVNPHFLFNSLNVLGSLIRLDADRAGIFVNKLSDFYRNLLAARGKEIVPLNEEVDFVNQYLVLQKERFGDNIVVDIETDKLNHHQVIPMTLQMLVENAIKHNQVNKENKLQIKIYVQDNYLIVKNSVTPYLNPIGGEKLGLKNLSERYQFLTDRPFVIERKQDEFIVKVPLLQLEDNVKRA
- a CDS encoding bifunctional nuclease family protein — encoded protein: MSQKKIKLNILGLSYSQTQSGAYALVLAEEDGERRIPIIIGGVEAQSIAIKLEGLEPPRPLTHDLFLNFSRAFGIEINEVIIYKLEEGIFYSELVCTKDGKQLRIDSRTSDAVALSLRFNCPLYTYETIMQSAGIVLDMGKDKGLHVDVDEQASRGSESKYSRKSLDELNKLLNEAIGNEDYEKASEIRDEIQRRSAS
- the serS gene encoding serine--tRNA ligase, yielding MLTLKFIQENKDEVIERLKVKRFDAAQIVRDIIELDDKRKATQSAADAKQAEMNSLSKEIGMLFKQGKIQEANQAKAQTAELKETIRELNDVLNKTTLALDGELVKLPNIPHSSVTPGNSDADNVMVKEGGALKPIQGAKLPHWELVKKYDIIDFELGTKITGAGFPVYKGKGAKLQRALISFFLDEGEKAGYNEVLPPIVVNEDSGFGTGQLPDKEGMMYHAAADNLYLIPTAEVPVTNMYRNEVLKEEELPIKNMAYTPCFRREAGSWGAHVRGLNRLHQFDKVEIVHISHPDTSYQALDDMVAHVEGLINKLGLPYRIMRLCGGDISFTSALTFDFEVYSAAQDRWLEVSSVSNFEAYQANRLKCRYKGKDMKKAELVHTLNGSALALPRIVAALLENNQTAEGIKIPEVLVPYCNFDTIN
- a CDS encoding LytR/AlgR family response regulator transcription factor produces the protein MKVLIIEDEPLAASHLKALINECDTEMEVVDVLDSVKSAEAWLNANAHPALIFMDVHLGDGLCFEIFKRVNIASFIIFTTAYDQYALQAFKVNSIDYLLKPLSRQPLCNALQKYKTFAAKEHADKMLPDMSMLLEAIQNKTPQYKERFVVKVGAHIRLVKTDEIACFYSSEKATYLLTQSGNNYLVDYPLEKLTGMLDPAKFFRISRQYIAAIDAIDDVVSLGPLRLKVKMAACKRNDMLVSRDKVKSFKKWLEGNNVHG